The Ziziphus jujuba cultivar Dongzao chromosome 7, ASM3175591v1 genome includes a region encoding these proteins:
- the LOC132799149 gene encoding probable protein phosphatase 2C 63 produces MLELCRKPLEKCFRGGNGGDELLWHMDLKPYASGDYSIAVVQANSSLEDQAQVFTSPSATYIGVYDGHGGPEASRFITHHLFPFIQKFSTEQGGLSEDVIKKAFNATEEEFLHLVKRSWPSKPQIASVGSCCLVGVISNGILYVANLGDSRVVLGRRESEGTPNSVVVVAERLSTDHNVAVEEVRKEVKELHPDDSHIVVYTRGVWRIKGIIQVSRSIGDVYLKKPEFNRDPLFHQFGFPIPLKRAVVTAEPSIVARNLEPEDMFLIFASDGLWEHLSDEAAVEIVFKNPRVGIAKRLVRTAVQEAARKREMRYNDIKRIEKGVRRHFHDDITVIVIYLDHSQGPVNGRSKDHCRFDCTSVPVDIFSLNTDEADGQFHNIS; encoded by the exons ATGTTGGAACTATGTCGGAAACCATTGGAGAAGTGCTTTAGAGGAGGAAATGGAGGAGATGAGCTTCTGTGGCATATGGACCTGAAGCCTTACGCTTCAGGTGACTATTCGATTGCAGTGGTTCAAGCCAATTCGTCTCTGGAAGATCAAGCTCAGGTCTTTACATCCCCTTCTGCAACCTATATTGGTGTTTACGATGGCCATGGCGGTCCTGAAGCTTCTCGTTTTATCACCCACCACCTCTTCCCTTTCATTCAAA AGTTTTCGACAGAACAAGGTGGGTTATCGGAGGATGTGATAAAAAAAGCATTTAATGCAACCGAGGAGGAGTTCTTGCACTTAGTGAAGCGATCATGGCCATCTAAGCCACAGATTGCTTCAGTGGGTTCATGTTGTCTTGTTGGCGTAATATCAAATGGCATTTTATATGTGGCTAATCTTGGGGACTCAAGGGTGGTTCTTGGCCGGAGAGAATCCGAGGGGACTCCAAATAGTGTGGTTGTTGTTGCAGAGCGATTATCTACTGATCATAATGTTGCAGTGGAGGAAGTGAGGAAGGAGGTTAAGGAACTTCACCCTGATGATTCACACATTGTAGTTTATACACGTGGAGTTTGGAGAATTAAGGGCATTATTCAG GTCTCGAGATCGATTGGAGATGTTTACTTGAAGAAACCTGAGTTCAATAGAGACCCTCTTTTCCATCAATTTGGATTCCCTATTCCTTTAAAAAGGGCTGTTGTGACAGCAGAACCCTCAATAGTGGCAAGAAACTTGGAGCCAGAGGACATGTTTTTGATATTTGCATCAGATGGTCTCTGGGAGCATTTAAGTGATGAAGCAGCTGTTGAAATTGTCTTCAAAAATCCTAGAGTT GGAATAGCAAAGAGATTGGTAAGGACTGCAGTTCAGGAGGCTGCACGGAAAAGAGAAATGAGATACAATGAcataaaaagaattgaaaaaggGGTAAGGCGCCATTTCCATGACGATATAACTGTAATTGTGATATACCTGGATCATTCACAGGGTCCGGTAAATGGGAGATCAAAGGATCATTGCCGTTTCGACTGCACAAGCGTTCCTGTCGATATTTTCTCTCTTAATACCGATGAAGCAGATGGCCAATTTCATAATATTTCCTGA
- the LOC132804509 gene encoding uncharacterized protein LOC132804509: MGLKLETGKQSKKFAVIFIRTCYRSVCNHPFLVGILFCLIILYRSFPFWFSLLVSASPVLVCTAILLGTLLSFGQPNIPEIGKEEHLSHDIASLRAGVSENDTVVVERDESFVVGKYEGKKSDDEVEKSIEESSSLVDKVSKVEDDHLPIADENPHEIHTEKRLIEEVERESSGLELESNRGVDEGKAGIEGTLRDGKAYGDHFSLVQEIEADNSSGVSVKDQKEDHLYSSLVNGGGDENYNDDVDDDNDDVSSDSESDRAESSSPDASMADIMPMLDELHPLLPRESPRPRPMSPDESDAVSERSHRSNDDSGESDEDSEIQGEVEGDGEEEAQGGKEDESKSAIKWTEDDQKNLMDLGTSELERNQRLENIARRRARKSFKMMAEKNLIDFESADLPFNVPPISIARRNPFDLPYDSYDNMGLPPIPGSAPSILLPRRNPFDIPYDSNEEKPDLKGDGFAQEFTTDPPQKDIFFRRHESFSLGPSSLGFVKHDKQDIKWRPVFVPERLAAEGTSYSSFTRQSSEVSDSKLSSVPDSESVSSGADPDEKILGEQDFSKEKEMISNLYQASNLVEHGGQSSEGVASAGMVQTEKRDVQHAEFEVTLGQVENHNEMEVENYNETEVENKSETESCSSETEEEVNDVELNTSEIHLETEPVEEESSGGSSLSSLSEVDEKISIVKNDDGSSSLEASGNHINESVDSPQPSFEESKLQLVSEVVDENLHVEPVYDSSPQAAGKLLSLTSISNDTQAEILEMVKPPASENRAVFVEDEESKVHGGESIENDSSHHEEMNAASTSLHAVDGVAFGSEQVIETSENVSRAGSLECSPTSDDQNRSVVPEPVFGDVDSSSSSSGIRSIEEGKRNQEESDLYDPYDARSSSFDVEPITVHQDEDNNSVASGDQISPDKTTFSRQEEEQFVVEHSSVPDLSTSETGVLKEPKVLQEETIHLYEDQVHSYSSSEKVSIEEDTYKYGISHPEKDQVQSSSIQSKMQVGSTPDLSVPLVIPEGEQASVVLEQVKEVDPSLSPSEKDHVIEDSLNKQETVLVERGELSISSSDEKIHASLPQGSELKAASESEKELSWSDKAIVEPHFDDQSILHEPAAVTAVFKEDSSTVSNDHDPDEETVTNLSPYTSDSVPIPSESPEHKSTTGEIDLKTSFLDKEDSSRVSEHLDFQPEAHVQEENFNEVDEIKDIDEGLLSELDTVGDFSVKEVGKPLHDELTQQEAVTESTNLVMLPDDANLTQTNGELPVLEAKSIVDIDLAFKQLHEGVDVEEVILPNVVESTDLGMLPDDSNLSQTKGDLPVLEAKSIVDIDLAFKQLHEGVDVEKVILPSMVEDQLAKEELKDPKESTSDLQVVEAKSLEDIFTALKQVSEVDAGELPIKDASAAEEKEVGSIKDIESGSKDKESGTDELKHDIHETLENPDSSITNTRGKKSKTRKVKSGSSSSSSSSSSSSSSDSE, from the exons ATGGGATTGAAACTAGAAACCGGAAAGCAAAGCAAGAAATTTGCAGTCATATTTATCAGAACATGTTACAGATCAGTATGCAATCATCCATTTCTTGTGGGTATCTTGTTCTGTTTGATAATTCTGTACAGATCGTTCCCTTTTTGGTTTTCTCTTTTGGTTTCTGCATCCCCTGTTTTGGTATGTACTGCTATTCTGCTTGGGACCCTTTTGAGTTTTGGGCAACCTAATATACCTGAAATTGGAAAAGAAGAGCATCTTAGCCATGATATTGCTTCTCTTAGAGCTGGGGTTTCAGAGAATGACACTGTTGTTGTTGAGCGTGATGAGAGCTTTGTCGTAGGAAAATATGAAGGGAAAAAGAGTGATGATGAAGTAGAAAAATCCATTGAAGAATCAAGTTCCTTGGTTGATAAGGTCAGTAAGGTTGAGGATGATCATCTGCCTATTGCTGATGAGAATCCGCATGAAATTCACACTGAGAAGAGGTTAATTGAGGAAGTTGAGAGGGAATCAAGCGGTTTAGAGTTGGAAAGTAATAGGGGTGTTGATGAGGGAAAAGCCGGGATTGAGGGCACGTTACGTGATGGGAAAGCTTATGGAGATCACTTTTCTTTGGTTCAAGAAATAGAAGCTGATAACTCTTCTGGAGTGTCGGTCAAAGATCAGAAAGAAGATCACTTATATTCTTCTCTGGTCAATGGTGGCGGTGATGAAAATTATAatgatgatgttgatgatgaCAATGACGATGTGTCTTCGGATTCTGAGTCTGATAGGGCAGAGAGTTCATCACCTGATGCCTCAATGGCTGACATAATGCCAATGCTTGATGAACTGCATCCGCTTTTGCCCAGAGAATCTCCACGTCCCCGTCCTATGTCCCCTGATGAGTCTGATGCTGTTTCAGAGCGGTCTCATAGAAGTAATGATGACAGTGGTGAGTCAGATGAGGATTCTGAAATCCAGGGAGAAGTAGAAGGGGATGGTGAAGAAGAAGCACAAGGAGGCAAGGAGGATGAGAGTAAGTCCGCAATCAAGTGGACAGAAGATGACCAGAAGAATCTAATGGATTTGGGAACTTCAGAGCTTGAGAGGAACCAACGCCTGGAGAATATTGCAAGGAGGAGAGCACGGAAAAGCTTCAAAATGATGGCTGAGAAGAATCTAATTGACTTTGAAAGTGCAGATCTTCCCTTCAATGTCCCACCGATTTCAATAGCAAGACGCAACCCATTTGACCTTCCTTATGATTCCTATGACAACATGGGGTTGCCACCAATTCCTGGGTCTGCTCCATCTATTTTGTTGCCAAGAAGAAATCCCTTTGATATTCCCTATGACTCAAATGAAGAGAAACCTGATCTCAAAGGGGATGGTTTTGCGCAAGAGTTTACAACAGATCCCCCCCAAAAGGACATATTCTTCCGAAGGCATGAAAGTTTTAGCTTGGGACCATCCAGTTTAGGGTTTGTCAAGCATGATAAGCAAGATATCAAGTGGAGACCTGTTTTTGTACCAGAACGGTTAGCTGCAGAAGGAACAAGCTATTCCTCATTCACAAGGCAATCAAGTGAAGTTAGTGATTCAAAGTTAAGTTCAGTTCCCGATTCTGAATCAGTAAGTTCAGGTGCAGATCCAGATGAGAAGATCCTAGGTGAGCAGGatttttctaaagaaaaagaaatgatttCCAACCTATATCAGGCTTCTAATCTCGTTGAACATGGAGGTCAATCCTCTGAGGGTGTAGCTTCTGCAGGAATGGTACAAACTGAGAAAAGAGATGTTCAACATGCTGAGTTTGAAGTAACATTGGGGCAAGTGGAAAATCACAATGAAATGGAAGTGGAAAATTACAACGAAACAGAAGTTGAAAATAAGAGTGAAACAGAGTCGTGCTCGTCAGAAACAGAAGAGGAAGTCAATGATGTGGAACTCAATACTAGTGAAATCCATTTGGAAACTGAACCAGTTGAGGAGGAAAGCAGTGGtgggtcaagcttatcatcatTGTCAGAAGTGgatgaaaaaatttcaattgttaaaaatgatgaTGGATCATCAAGTTTGGAGGCCAGTGGTAATCATATTAATGAATCTGTTGATTCACCGCAACCTTCATTTGAGGAATCAAAACTGCAACTTGTGAGTGAGGTGGTGGATGAAAATCTACATGTGGAGCCTGTTTATGATTCAAGTCCCCAAGCAGCTGGAAAATTACTCTCCTTGACCTCCATTTCTAATGATACACAAGCAGAGATATTGGAAATGGTTAAACCTCCTGCATCAGAAAATAGGGCTGTTTTTGTTGAGGACGAGGAGTCTAAGGTGCATGGAGGAGAGAGCATAGAGAATGATTCTTCTCATCATGAAGAGATGAATGCTGCCTCAACAAGTTTACATGCAGTTGATGGAGTTGCTTTTGGGTCAGAGCAAGTGATAGAAACCAGTGAGAATGTTTCAAGGGCTGGGTCATTAGAATGTAGTCCAACGTCTGATGATCAAAATCGATCTGTGGTTCCTGAACCTGTATTTGGGGATGTTGATTCAAGTTCCTCTTCGTCAGGGATTAGATCCATAGAGGAAGGTAAGAGAAATCAAGAAGAAAGTGATCTTTATGATCCTTATGATGCGCGCTCATCAAGTTTTGATGTTGAGCCCATTACAGTACACCAAGATGAGGATAACAATTCAGTTGCTTCAGGTGATCAGATATCTCCAGACAAGACAACCTTTTCTAGGCAAGAGGAAGAACAATTTGTGGTTGAGCATTCATCAGTTCCTGATTTATCTACTTCAGAAACTGGAGTTCTAAAGGAACCGAAAGTGCTTCAGGAAGAAACCATTCATCTTTATGAGGATCAAGTCCACTCATATAGTTCATCAGAGAAAGTATCAATAGAAGAAGATACCTATAAGTATGGAATTTCTCATCCTGAAAAGGATCAGGTCCAGTCATCAAGTATCCAATCCAAAATGCAAGTTGGGAGCACCCCAGATTTGAGTGTTCCATTGGTTATACCGGAAGGAGAACAAGCTTCCGTGGTGCTTGAGCAAGTTAAAGAGGTTGATCCAAGTTTATCTCCTTCAGAAAAAGATCATGTGATAGAGGATTCATTAAATAAGCAAGAAACTGTTCTGGTTGAACGCGGTGAACTGTCCATATCAAGTTCGGATGAAAAGATTCATGCCAGTCTTCCCCAAGGTTCAGAATTGAAGGCTGCTTCAGAGTCGGAGAAAGAGCTATCCTGGTCAGATAAGGCTATAGTTGAACCACATTTTGATGATCAGAGCATACTCCAT GAACCAGCTGCAGTCACTGCAGTGTTTAAGGAGGATTCAAGCACCGTAAGTAATGATCATGATCCTGATGAAGAAACTGTGACTAATTTATCTCCTTACACTTCTGATTCTGTCCCAATCCCATCAGAGAGTCCTGAACATAAATCAACCACCGGTGAAATTGATTTGAAAACTAGCTTCCTTGATAAAGAGGACAGCAGTCGAGTCTCTGAACACCTTGATTTTCAACCAGAAGCACATGTTCAGGAGGAAAATTTCAACGAGGTAGACGAAATAAAAGATATTGATGAAGGATTGTTGTCAGAATTGGATACAGTTGGGGACTTCAGCGTAAAAGAAGTTGGAAAGCCTCTTCATGATGAGCTGACACAACAGGAAGCTGTCACTGAGAGTACCAATCTTGTGATGTTGCCTGATGATGCAAATCTGACACAGACCAACGGGGAGTTACCAGTTCTCGAAGCTAAATCAATTGTAGATATTGATCTGGCTTTTAAGCAACTGCATGAGGGAGTAGATGTTGAGGAAGTAATCCTTCCCAATGTGGTTGAGAGTACTGATCTTGGGATGTTGCCCGATGATTCAAATCTGTCACAGACAAAAGGGGACTTACCAGTTCTTGAAGCAAAATCAATTGTAGATATTGATCTGGCTTTTAAGCAACTGCATGAGGGAGTAGATGTTGAGAAAGTAATCCTTCCCAGTATGGTTGAGGATCAGCTCGCCAAGGAAGAGTTGAAAGATCCCAAGGAAAGTACTTCAGATTTGCAAGTTGTTGAAGCTAAATCTTTGGAAGATATTTTTACTGCTTTGAAACAAGTCTCAGAAGTTGATGCTGGTGAGCTGCCTATAAAGGATGCATCAGCAGCAGAAGAGAAAGAAGTGGGTTCCATCAAGGACATCGAATCAGGTAGTAAAGATAAAGAATCTGGTACTGATGAACTGAAACATGATATCCATGAGACACTTGAAAATCCTGATTCAAGCATAACAAATACTAGAGGTAAGAAGTCTAAGACCCGGAAAGTGAAGTCTGGTTCAAGTTCCAGTTCGAGCTCCAGCTCGAGCTCAAGCTCTAGTGATTCCGAGTGA
- the LOC132804526 gene encoding gibberellin 20-oxidase-like protein produces MMLSESQYSVELYTLDISQPLKPSSLSSLAEACRAWGFFYITNHGISNDLFNKLFSISKQLFSLPSETKLKLGPFSSRKTYTPPFIASPFFESLRVSGPDFLASAQSSADILFHGENSQSFSEILQEYGSKMAQLSKKIVEILLMSLGDGFEKKYESEFKNCHGYLRINNYLPPERFEDGEQVEGLGIHTDMSCVTIVYQLDETGGLQVKSKEGSWMEISPCEGSTGLVVNVGDMLQAWSNDKLRSSEHRVVLKQPKNRYSKAFFWCFEDEKVILAPEDVVGDGEMSRMYKPFVCLDYVKFRENNESGNFEKVGFTVKDFSGIKSQML; encoded by the exons ATGATGTTGTCTGAATCCCAATATTCTGTTGAGCTTTACACGTTGGACATTTCTCAGCCATTGAAACCATCTTCTCTGTCTTCTCTAGCAGAAGCTTGCAGAGCTTGGGGTTTTTTCTACATCACCAACCATGGTATTTCCAATGATCTTTTTAACAAGCTATTTTCGATCTCAAAACAGCTCTTTAGCCTCCCTTCTGAAACTAAACTCAAACTTGGTCCTTTCTCTTCTAGAAAGACTTACACTCCTCCTTTCATAGCCTCTCCATTCTTTGAAAGCCTCAGAGTTTCTGGTCCTGATTTTCTTGCCTCTGCTCAATCTTCTGCTGATATTCTTTTCCACGGAGAGAATTCTCAATCATTCAG TGAGATATTGCAAGAATATGGGAGCAAAATGGCACAACTGTCAAAGAAAATTGTGGAAATCCTGTTGATGAGTTTAGGAGATGGTTTTGAGAAGAAATATGAATCAGAATTCAAGAACTGCCATGGATATTTGAGGATAAATAACTATTTACCTCCAGAGCGATTTGAAGATGGTGAACAAGTAGAAGGTCTTGGAATACACACAGATATGAGCTGTGTAACGATTGTTTATCAACTCGACGAAACAGGAGGTCTCCAAGTGAAATCAAAGGAAGGGAGTTGGATGGAAATAAGTCCATGTGAAGGCAGTACTGGCTTGGTGGTGAATGTAGGAGATATGCTGCAAGCTTGGAGCAATGATAAGTTGAGGTCATCAGAGCATAGAGTGGTTCTGAAGCAACCGAAAAATCGATATTCGAAGGCTTTCTTTTGGTGTTTTGAAGATGAGAAAGTGATTTTGGCACCAGAAGATGTGGTTGGAGATGGAGAAATGAGCAGGATGTATAAGCCTTTTGTCTGTTTGGACTACGTGAAATTCAGAGAGAATAACGAGAGTGGTAACTTTGAAAAAGTTGGGTTTACTGTAAAAGATTTCTCTGGGATCAAATCTCAAATGTTGTAA
- the LOC132804378 gene encoding uncharacterized protein LOC132804378, with product MCFISLYSTCLPHSLSLTLFLVCVSLSLSLSLSFSFSFQIFTICLYKSLSILSLTLSKEDPKTVTETTLLYFLSVEISMEKTSSVADEDRCSEQDQEEDVSLCDLPVNLMKEGNQQPSNYEGGQVIETVHEEFDFVSVGGGLEMCVADEVFFQGQILPLRLSISSDNGLCNFGRHDSRTASRCISRSESMDHGSLGGFRSISSGSSSCCSGRSYQHSSSTSSSNNSTMNIITRVTSESRIRNNFHSLPSPKPQIRASSARLERISSRNQKSSIWDFFRMGLVRTPDIDLQEFKVVRSNSRANRASVSRNSSVNSENATGSGIAATNGSKVDVNLNLQDQVKQKRQKFLSGCRCSIETVASNAIIMKNRSYSASKTSCSSFNVANDSGQTHAMKELKMMRKKQKQKQQQHQQQGKQALSHHRTYEWLKELSHANFPMYV from the coding sequence ATGtgctttatttctttatattcCACATGTCTCCCTCACTCTCTCTCCCTCACTCTTTTTCTTGTctgtgtctctctctctctctctctctcactctctttctctttctcatttCAAATATTTACCATCTGCTTGTATAAATCTCTCAGTATTTTATCCCTTACTCTTTCAAAGGAGGACCCCAAAACAGTAACTGAAACAACATTATTATACTTTCTTTCTGTGGAGATATCCATGGAAAAAACAAGCAGTGTTGCTGATGAAGACAGATGCTCTGAGCAAGACCAAGAAGAAGATGTCTCACTCTGTGATTTGCCTGTCAATTTGATGAAAGAAGGGAATCAACAACCAAGTAATTACGAAGGTGGCCAGGTTATTGAAACAGTTCATgaagaatttgattttgtttcggTGGGTGGTGGTTTGGAAATGTGTGTGGCCGATGAGGTATTCTTTCAGGGACAGATTCTGCCACTGCGTCTCTCAATCAGCTCCGACAACGGGCTGTGTAATTTCGGCCGGCATGATAGCCGGACCGCTAGCCGGTGCATATCTAGGTCCGAATCCATGGACCATGGCTCATTAGGCGGGTTCAGAAGCATTAGCAGTGGAAGCAGTAGCTGCTGCAGCGGCCGAAGCTATCAACACTCGTCCAGCACCAGCAGCTCTAACAATTCCACCATGAACATCATTACAAGGGTTACTTCCGAGTCAAGAATCAGAAACAATTTCCATTCTCTCCCTAGTCCAAAACCCCAAATCAGAGCCTCAAGTGCACGGCTTGAAAGAATCAGTAGCAGAAATCAAAAATCTTCGATTTGGGATTTTTTCAGGATGGGTTTGGTTCGGACACCCGATATAGATTTGCAAGAGTTCAAGGTGGTTCGCAGTAATAGCAGAGCCAATAGAGCATCGGTGAGTCGCAACAGCAGTGTTAATAGTGAAAATGCAACTGGTAGTGGTATTGCAGCCACTAATGGTAGCAAGGTGGATGTGAATTTGAACTTACAGGATCAGGTCAAACAGAAGAGACAGAAATTCTTAAGCGGATGCAGATGTTCAATCGAAACAGTAGCTTCAAACGCTATAATCATGAAGAACAGGAGTTATAGTGCAAGTAAAACTAGTTGCAGTAGCTTTAATGTGGCCAATGACAGTGGGCAAACGCATGCCATGAAAGagttgaagatgatgaggaagaagcaaaagcaaaagcagcaacagcaccagcagcaaggAAAGCAAGCTTTGTCACATCACCGAACGTATGAATGGCTAAAGGAACTTTCGCATGCAAACTTTCCTATGTACGTCTAA
- the LOC132804437 gene encoding uncharacterized protein LOC132804437: MENKQQHRERKPENEEKGKYEGLPVNDSPYIQYKDLEDYKQQGYGTQGHLQPKPGRAGGSTDAPTLSGGSVNSQAEVPAADAISRIGIP; encoded by the coding sequence ATGGAGAACAAGCAGCAGCACAGGGAAAGAAAGCCAGAGAACGAAGAGAAAGGAAAGTATGAAGGTCTGCCAGTGAATGACAGTCCGTATATACAATACAAGGATTTGGAGGACTACAAGCAACAGGGGTATGGAACCCAAGGCCATCTTCAACCTAAACCTGGCCGTGCCGGTGGCTCCACCGATGCCCCTACTCTTTCCGGCGGTTCTGTCAACTCTCAGGCTGAGGTTCCGGCGGCTGATGCCATTAGCCGCATTGGAATCCcataa
- the LOC107434670 gene encoding subtilisin-like protease SBT1.7 encodes MTKFHFLLVSVLLVLCHVSMAMAETKETNQRKTYIVHMAKSDMPASFEHHSHWYDSSLRSVSDSAEMLYIYNNVIHGFSTSLTAEEAQSLEGQPGVLSVLPEVKYELHTTRTPAFLGLDKANQLLIESTAGASDVIVGVLDTGVWPESKSFDDTGFGPVPSSWNGTCEEGTNFTASNCNRKLIGARYFAKGYETTLGPIDVTRESKSPRDDDGHGTHTATTAAGSVVEGASLFGYAQGTARGMAPRARVAIYKVCWLGGCFSTDILMAMDKAIDDNVNVLSMSLGGGMSDYYKDSVAIGAFAAMEKGILVSCSAGNAGPSPYSLSNLAPWITTVGAGTIDRDFPAYVTLGNGQNYSGVSLFRGNALPGSLLPIIYAGNASNATNGNLCMMDTLIPEKVAGKIVLCDRGVSARVQKGAVVKAAGGVGMVLTNTAANGEELVADAHLLPATTVGQKSGEAIRKYLFSDPNPTATVVFEGTKVGIEPSPVVAAFSSRGPNSITPEILKPDIIAPGVNILAGWSGEVGPTGLSIDGRRVTFNIISGTSMSCPHVSGLAALLKAAHPEWSPAAIRSALMTTAYTSYKNGQSIRDVATGKPSTPLDHGSGHVDPVSALYPGLVYDLTVNDYLGFLCALKYTGAQISGLARRKFTCDPSKKYSVGDLNYPSFAVNFQSSGPTVVKYSRTLTNVGSAGTYKVSIKTETQAVKISVEPETLSFSQVNEKKGCTVTFTAVGSLPSDSNSFGRLEWSDGKHIVGSPIAFSWST; translated from the coding sequence ATGACCAAGTTTCATTTTCTTCTGGTTTCTGTTCTCTTGGTTCTCTGCCACGTCTCCATGGCAATGGCGGAGACGAAGGAAACGAATCAGAGAAAGACTTACATCGTCCACATGGCAAAATCCGATATGCCGGCCAGTTTCGAACACCACTCGCACTGGTACGACTCGTCTCTCAGATCGGTATCTGACTCGGCCGAAATGCTGTATATATACAACAATGTCATCCACGGTTTTTCCACGAGCCTAACGGCCGAGGAAGCTCAGTCCCTCGAAGGTCAACCTGGAGTTCTATCCGTGTTACCCGAAGTAAAATACGAACTCCATACTACTCGGACCCCTGCTTTCCTCGGACTCGATAAAGCGAATCAACTGCTTATCGAGTCCACCGCTGGAGCCAGCGATGTAATTGTGGGCGTTTTAGATACCGGTGTTTGGCCCGAGAGCAAGAGCTTCGACGACACCGGATTCGGACCCGTGCCGAGTAGCTGGAACGGCACGTGCGAAGAAGGGACGAATTTCACCGCCTCAAATTGCAATCGGAAACTAATCGGAGCAAGGTATTTTGCCAAAGGCTACGAGACAACGTTGGGTCCGATCGATGTGACTAGGGAGTCGAAGTCCCCGAGGGATGACGATGGCCATGGGACTCACACTGCAACTACGGCAGCTGGATCGGTTGTGGAAGGAGCGAGCCTATTTGGCTACGCGCAAGGAACAGCGCGTGGAATGGCACCGCGAGCTAGAGTCGCCATCTACAAGGTGTGCTGGCTCGGAGGCTGTTTCAGTACAGATATCTTGATGGCCATGGATAAAGCCATCGACGACAACGTCAATGTCCTCTCGATGTCGCTTGGTGGTGGAATGTCCGATTATTACAAAGACAGCGTCGCCATTGGAGCTTTCGCGGCGATGGAGAAGGGAATCTTGGTCTCTTGCTCCGCCGGGAATGCGGGTCCCAGTCCGTACAGTCTTTCCAATTTGGCACCATGGATCACTACCGTAGGAGCTGGCACAATAGATCGTGACTTCCCGGCTTACGTCACCCTCGGTAACGGCCAAAACTACTCAGGCGTCTCGCTGTTCCGAGGCAATGCCTTACCTGGATCGCTGTTGCCTATCATCTATGCCGGCAACGCTAGTAATGCTACGAATGGAAATCTATGCATGATGGACACTTTGATACCCGAAAAAGTTGCCGGAAAAATCGTTCTTTGCGATCGAGGAGTGAGTGCTAGGGTTCAGAAAGGAGCGGTGGTGAAAGCTGCGGGCGGTGTAGGGATGGTGTTGACGAACACCGCCGCCAACGGCGAAGAGTTGGTTGCAGACGCACATCTTTTGCCGGCCACCACGGTGGGTCAGAAATCTGGGGAGGCTATAAGGAAATACTTGTTTTCGGATCCGAACCCGACCGCTACGGTTGTTTTCGAAGGGACAAAAGTTGGGATAGAACCATCGCCTGTGGTCGCGGCGTTCAGTTCGAGAGGTCCGAACTCAATCACGCCGGAAATACTGAAACCCGACATTATCGCGCCAGGTGTCAACATCCTGGCAGGGTGGTCTGGAGAAGTTGGTCCCACCGGTTTGTCCATCGATGGTAGGCGCGTGACTTTCAACATCATCTCCGGCACGTCGATGTCTTGCCCACATGTGAGCGGGCTCGCGGCGCTTCTCAAGGCGGCTCATCCGGAGTGGAGCCCGGCGGCTATTCGATCGGCTCTAATGACCACGGCTTACACCTCGTACAAAAACGGCCAGAGTATACGAGACGTAGCTACTGGGAAACCATCCACACCGTTGGATCACGGCTCTGGACACGTGGACCCCGTATCGGCCTTATATCCAGGACTCGTTTATGATTTAACGGTAAATGATTACCTAGGTTTCCTATGCGCTTTGAAATACACCGGCGCACAGATTAGCGGCCTGGCGAGGAGAAAATTCACATGCGACCCGAGTAAAAAATACAGTGTGGGGGATCTTAATTACCCTTCATTTGCAGTCAATTTCCAGAGCAGTGGGCCCACCGTGGTGAAGTACAGTCGGACACTGACTAATGTGGGTTCAGCGGGTACGTACAAGGTGTCTATCAAAACAGAGACTCAAGCGGTGAAGATCTCAGTTGAGCCTGAGACATTGAGTTTCAGCCAAGTAAATGAGAAGAAAGGGTGCACCGTAACGTTTACTGCAGTGGGTTCATTGCCGTCAGATTCAAACAGCTTTGGTCGTCTTGAATGGTCAGATGGCAAGCACATTGTGGGAAGCCCAATTGCTTTTAGCTGGAGTACTTga